A portion of the Gottschalkia purinilytica genome contains these proteins:
- a CDS encoding FMN-binding protein translates to MKNKMMGFIGFIVAIVLIGNFYYLNNFRSYIASFNLKDTVKKIEDLEKKNNDLNKKIESLEASVGSSEKSYKDGEYTGEAKGFKSTIKVKVNVKDSKISDVKVISHDDTPSYANKPVEEIPKLIVDKQSTNVDVVSGATITSNGIKDAVNNALK, encoded by the coding sequence ATGAAAAATAAAATGATGGGATTTATAGGTTTTATTGTAGCTATAGTTTTAATTGGAAACTTTTATTATTTAAATAATTTTAGAAGTTATATAGCTTCATTCAATCTTAAAGATACAGTAAAAAAGATTGAAGATTTAGAAAAGAAAAACAATGATCTTAATAAGAAAATAGAATCTTTAGAAGCTTCTGTAGGTTCTAGTGAAAAGTCATATAAAGATGGAGAATATACAGGAGAAGCAAAAGGATTTAAAAGTACTATCAAGGTTAAGGTAAATGTTAAAGACAGCAAAATAAGTGATGTAAAAGTCATTTCACACGATGACACTCCATCTTATGCTAATAAACCAGTAGAGGAGATACCAAAGTTAATAGTTGATAAACAGTCTACTAATGTAGATGTAGTATCAGGTGCGACAATTACAAGCAATGGCATAAAAGACGCGGTAAACAATGCTCTTAAATAG